In one window of Gemmatimonadota bacterium DNA:
- the recG gene encoding ATP-dependent DNA helicase RecG: MPILRPDTSVKFLKGIGERRAEAFARLGVRTAQDLLWHIPFRYLDASSVTPFARAKVGEDVACVGTVIAKRLMPTRSGLRIFTAVLRDESGMLECAWPGQGFLDRTIQVGQTLLVAGVVRFYHGRQLNPREYVILAEPDGEEDGPPAGRVLPVYRATEGLSHKVIRGLIDRHLDGMIAFSRDPLPESVPADAGLPPLPEALRSVHRPATVEEAEAGRRRLAFDELLDLQLMLARARLLAKRSRRGVPFTLQHTYTRALAAALPWPLTADQKRALREITADMTAPERMHRLLMGDVGTGKTVVALFAMLLALENDHQAVLMAPTELLAEQHFATLTTLLEPIDLRPELLVGRQSVAEKAARRKKLASGEVRLVVGTHALIEDQVAFRRLGLVVIDEQHRFGVEQRASLIGKGDAPDVLLLTATPIPRSLALTRFGDLDVSTLRARPPGRGAIRTGVRTGDQREKALAFVHAECRAGRQAYVVLPVIEESEKVDLRAATTMAEKLQALWPDLAVGLVHGRLKAPERDARMREFRAGEVDVLVATTVIEVGIDVPNATVMLIEHPERFGLAQLHQLRGRIGRGGNESYCILMAGESVPPRLEAFARTTDGFKIAELDLEERKMGDLIGERQAGDFELRLARLPDDGDLLQAARDAARAVLAADPMLAQSAHQGLRERALQRYPRAVELFRTG; encoded by the coding sequence ATGCCCATCCTCCGCCCCGACACCTCCGTCAAGTTTCTCAAGGGCATCGGCGAGCGCCGGGCCGAGGCGTTCGCGCGGCTCGGCGTGCGCACCGCGCAGGACCTCCTGTGGCACATCCCCTTCCGCTACCTCGATGCCTCCAGCGTCACCCCGTTCGCGCGCGCCAAGGTCGGCGAGGACGTGGCGTGCGTGGGGACCGTCATCGCCAAGCGGCTGATGCCCACCCGGAGCGGGCTCCGGATCTTCACCGCGGTGCTGCGGGATGAGAGCGGGATGCTGGAGTGCGCCTGGCCGGGGCAGGGGTTCCTGGACCGCACCATCCAGGTCGGGCAGACGCTGCTGGTGGCGGGGGTGGTGCGCTTCTATCACGGCCGGCAGCTCAATCCGCGCGAGTACGTCATCCTGGCGGAGCCGGACGGCGAGGAGGACGGCCCGCCGGCGGGCCGGGTGCTGCCGGTCTACCGCGCCACGGAGGGGCTCAGCCACAAGGTGATCCGCGGGCTCATCGACCGGCACCTGGACGGGATGATCGCGTTCAGCCGGGATCCGCTGCCCGAGTCGGTCCCCGCCGACGCCGGGCTCCCGCCGCTGCCGGAGGCGCTGCGCTCGGTGCACCGGCCGGCCACGGTCGAGGAGGCGGAGGCCGGCCGGCGCCGGCTCGCCTTCGACGAGCTGCTGGACCTGCAGCTCATGCTCGCCCGGGCGCGGCTGCTGGCCAAGCGGAGCCGCCGCGGGGTGCCCTTCACGCTGCAGCACACCTACACCCGCGCGCTGGCCGCGGCGCTGCCCTGGCCGCTCACCGCCGACCAGAAGCGGGCCCTGCGCGAGATCACCGCCGACATGACCGCGCCGGAACGGATGCACCGGCTCCTGATGGGCGACGTGGGCACCGGCAAGACGGTCGTGGCGCTGTTCGCCATGCTCCTCGCGCTCGAGAATGACCACCAGGCCGTCCTGATGGCGCCCACCGAGCTGCTGGCCGAGCAGCACTTCGCCACGCTGACGACGCTGCTCGAGCCCATCGACCTAAGGCCCGAGCTGCTGGTGGGGCGCCAGTCGGTGGCGGAGAAGGCCGCCCGCCGGAAGAAGCTCGCCAGCGGCGAGGTGCGGCTGGTGGTGGGCACCCACGCGCTGATCGAGGACCAGGTGGCCTTCCGCCGGCTCGGCCTGGTGGTGATCGACGAGCAGCATCGCTTCGGGGTGGAGCAGCGGGCCAGCCTCATCGGCAAGGGCGATGCCCCCGACGTGCTGCTCCTGACGGCCACGCCGATCCCCCGCTCCCTGGCGCTCACCCGCTTCGGGGACCTCGACGTCTCCACCCTGCGCGCGCGGCCGCCGGGGCGCGGGGCCATCCGGACCGGCGTGCGCACCGGGGACCAGCGCGAGAAGGCGCTTGCCTTTGTCCACGCGGAGTGCCGCGCCGGCCGCCAGGCGTACGTGGTGCTGCCGGTGATCGAGGAGTCGGAGAAGGTGGACCTCCGCGCCGCCACCACGATGGCGGAGAAGCTCCAGGCCCTGTGGCCCGACCTCGCCGTGGGGCTGGTCCATGGCCGCCTGAAGGCGCCGGAGCGGGATGCGCGCATGCGGGAGTTCCGGGCGGGGGAGGTCGACGTGCTGGTGGCCACCACCGTGATCGAGGTGGGGATCGACGTGCCCAACGCCACGGTCATGCTCATCGAGCATCCCGAGCGCTTTGGCCTGGCGCAGCTGCACCAGTTGCGCGGCCGCATCGGCCGCGGCGGGAACGAGAGCTACTGCATCCTGATGGCCGGGGAGTCGGTGCCGCCGCGGCTCGAGGCGTTCGCGCGGACCACCGACGGCTTCAAGATCGCGGAGCTGGACCTCGAGGAGCGGAAGATGGGCGACCTGATCGGCGAGCGGCAGGCGGGCGACTTCGAGCTCCGGCTGGCGCGGCTGCCGGACGATGGCGACCTGCTGCAGGCGGCGCGGGACGCGGCCCGCGCGGTGCTGGCCGCCGACCCGATGCTGGCCCAGTCCGCGCACCAGGGGCTCAGGGAGCGCGCGCTGCAGCGCTATCCGCGCGCGGTGGAGCTGTTCCGCACCGGCTGA
- the ftsY gene encoding signal recognition particle-docking protein FtsY has translation MTSGRIGEGQRLSLWQRVKRIALTDVGALVRGMNAADLEALERTLIEADFGVQATVDLVQTVEDEVRRGRLKTEDDLKQAVARRITEILLVPGSDPGALARATDGVTVLVFVGVNGVGKTTSVAKVARRLTAERRTVLLAAADTYRAGAIQQLQTWAERLQLPCVAGAPGGDPAAVAFDAIEAAEKRGADTVLVDTAGRLHTQEGLMEELRKVTRVIARKRTGAPHETLLVLDGTVGQNAIQQGKLFAQAVQPTGIIVTKLDGSARGGAIVALRKELGIPIRFLGLGETVDDLRPFDAAAYAARLLEDGPGA, from the coding sequence ATGACCAGTGGACGCATCGGAGAGGGCCAGCGGCTCTCGCTGTGGCAGCGCGTCAAGCGCATCGCCCTGACGGACGTCGGGGCGCTGGTCCGCGGCATGAACGCCGCGGACCTCGAGGCCCTGGAGCGCACCCTCATCGAGGCCGATTTCGGGGTGCAGGCCACGGTGGACCTGGTGCAGACGGTGGAGGATGAAGTCCGCCGCGGCCGGCTCAAGACCGAAGATGACCTCAAGCAGGCCGTGGCCCGCCGGATCACCGAGATCCTCCTGGTGCCCGGCAGCGATCCGGGGGCGCTGGCCCGCGCCACCGACGGCGTCACGGTCCTCGTCTTCGTCGGGGTGAACGGGGTGGGGAAGACCACCAGCGTGGCCAAGGTGGCGCGGCGCCTGACGGCCGAGCGGCGCACCGTCCTCCTGGCCGCCGCCGACACCTACCGGGCCGGGGCCATCCAGCAGCTCCAGACCTGGGCCGAGCGACTGCAGCTCCCCTGCGTGGCCGGCGCCCCCGGCGGGGACCCCGCCGCGGTGGCCTTCGACGCCATCGAGGCCGCGGAGAAGCGTGGCGCCGATACCGTGCTGGTGGACACGGCCGGCCGCCTGCACACGCAGGAAGGCCTGATGGAGGAGCTGCGCAAGGTCACCCGGGTCATCGCCCGCAAGCGGACGGGCGCGCCGCACGAGACGCTGCTGGTGCTCGACGGCACCGTGGGCCAGAACGCCATCCAGCAGGGGAAGCTCTTCGCCCAGGCGGTGCAGCCCACCGGCATCATCGTGACCAAGCTCGACGGCAGCGCCCGCGGCGGCGCCATCGTCGCGCTGCGCAAGGAACTCGGCATCCCCATCCGCTTCCTGGGCCTGGGCGAGACCGTGGACGACCTCCGCCCCTTCGACGCGGCGGCCTACGCCGCCCGCTTGCTGGAGGACGGGCCGGGCGCGTAG
- a CDS encoding 1-(5-phosphoribosyl)-5-[(5-phosphoribosylamino)methylideneamino] imidazole-4-carboxamide isomerase produces the protein MELYPAIDVRGGRVVRLSQGEAARETSYGTDPVAQAEQFVADGARWLHVVDLDRAFGTGDNLPVLARLAAALGRQVRIQVGGGLRSLEALRTVLDLGVTRGVLGTAAVTDPALVPQAVAAVGAERVAVGLDTKGGHVAIRGWVETTPLLATIVCRRVVAEGIHTIIYTDVSRDGMLSGPDLDGARALQALGAGVIASGGVASVADLCAAREAGLAGAIAGRAIYEGRFTVAAALAALA, from the coding sequence GTGGAACTCTATCCCGCCATCGATGTGCGAGGGGGCCGGGTCGTCCGCCTGAGCCAGGGCGAGGCGGCCCGCGAAACTTCCTACGGCACTGATCCCGTAGCACAAGCCGAACAGTTCGTCGCCGACGGGGCGCGCTGGCTCCACGTCGTGGACCTCGACCGCGCCTTCGGCACCGGAGACAACCTGCCGGTGCTCGCCCGGCTCGCCGCCGCGCTCGGCCGGCAGGTCCGGATCCAGGTCGGCGGCGGGCTGCGGTCCCTCGAGGCGCTCCGGACGGTCCTCGACCTCGGCGTGACCCGCGGGGTGCTGGGCACGGCCGCGGTCACCGACCCCGCGCTGGTGCCTCAGGCGGTGGCCGCCGTCGGCGCGGAGCGGGTGGCCGTGGGGCTCGATACCAAGGGGGGGCACGTGGCGATCCGGGGCTGGGTCGAGACCACGCCGCTGCTGGCCACCATTGTCTGCCGCCGCGTGGTGGCCGAAGGGATCCACACCATCATCTACACTGACGTGAGCCGCGATGGCATGCTGAGCGGCCCCGATCTCGACGGCGCGCGCGCGCTCCAGGCGCTGGGCGCCGGCGTCATCGCGAGCGGCGGGGTGGCGTCGGTGGCCGACCTCTGCGCGGCGCGCGAGGCCGGCCTCGCGGGCGCCATCGCCGGCCGCGCGATCTACGAGGGCCGGTTCACGGTGGCCGCGGCGCTGGCCGCGCTGGCCTAG
- a CDS encoding M23 family metallopeptidase, which translates to MKRSTWADALQTFAGFAAATSILVAAGVYAAGDSWPWRKPVDAPLPRVTELFTEQVDTLRRGESVGQLFSRQGLDDFQLAPSAAGGLFDPRRLRAGLVFSFQRRGSDSLPTRVIFRSGPEQRVALVRTDDGWTPIAEPIRWTSEPVVLEGGITTSLYDALSAPAFDALLAPEDRIRLAWDLADVFAWQVDFSRDIQPGDAFRVVAERLIAEDGETRFGRVLAGEVVVGGTAFSAFRWTAGDGTSGFYDAEGRSLRRAFLLAPVQFRRISSSLNRARRHPILGVVRRHEGIDYAADPGTPVMAAGEGVVARREWSGGYGNLVEVRHANGVTTRYGHLQGFAKGLAVGQRVTQGEVIGYVGSTGLATGPHLHYEFRVNGASRSPAGADLGNGDPVPVAERGSFDAERGRLARILDGGAPVYAGRLPDWGATLPSAGADF; encoded by the coding sequence ATGAAGCGTTCCACCTGGGCCGACGCCCTCCAGACCTTCGCCGGCTTCGCCGCCGCCACGAGCATCCTCGTGGCGGCGGGCGTGTATGCCGCCGGCGACAGTTGGCCGTGGCGGAAGCCGGTGGACGCGCCCCTGCCTCGCGTGACCGAACTGTTCACCGAGCAGGTGGATACCCTGCGCCGCGGCGAATCGGTGGGCCAGCTCTTCTCCCGGCAGGGCCTCGACGACTTCCAGCTGGCCCCTTCGGCCGCCGGCGGCCTCTTCGATCCCCGTCGCCTCCGGGCGGGGCTGGTGTTCAGCTTCCAGCGCCGGGGCAGTGACTCGCTCCCGACGCGGGTAATCTTCCGCAGCGGGCCGGAGCAGCGGGTGGCGCTGGTGCGCACCGACGATGGCTGGACCCCGATTGCCGAGCCCATCCGCTGGACCAGCGAGCCGGTGGTGCTGGAGGGCGGCATCACCACCTCGCTCTACGACGCGCTCAGCGCCCCCGCTTTCGACGCCCTGCTCGCGCCCGAGGACCGGATCCGACTCGCGTGGGACCTGGCCGACGTCTTCGCCTGGCAGGTGGACTTCAGCCGGGACATCCAGCCCGGCGATGCCTTCCGCGTGGTCGCCGAGCGGCTCATCGCGGAGGATGGCGAGACCCGCTTTGGCCGGGTGCTGGCCGGCGAGGTGGTGGTCGGCGGCACCGCCTTCAGTGCCTTCCGCTGGACCGCGGGCGACGGCACCTCCGGCTTCTATGACGCCGAAGGCCGTTCGTTGCGGCGTGCCTTCCTGCTGGCCCCGGTGCAGTTCCGCCGGATCTCCTCGTCGCTCAACCGCGCCCGCCGCCATCCCATCCTCGGCGTGGTGCGTCGGCACGAGGGCATCGACTACGCCGCCGATCCCGGCACCCCGGTGATGGCCGCCGGCGAGGGCGTGGTGGCCCGGCGCGAATGGTCCGGTGGCTACGGCAACCTGGTCGAGGTGCGGCACGCCAACGGGGTCACCACGCGATACGGCCACCTGCAGGGCTTTGCCAAGGGTCTCGCAGTGGGGCAGCGGGTGACCCAGGGCGAGGTCATCGGCTACGTGGGCTCCACCGGACTCGCCACCGGCCCGCACCTGCACTACGAGTTCCGCGTCAACGGCGCCTCCCGCTCGCCGGCCGGGGCGGACCTCGGCAACGGCGATCCGGTGCCCGTGGCCGAGCGGGGGAGCTTCGACGCCGAGCGGGGCCGGCTGGCCCGGATCCTCGACGGCGGCGCGCCGGTCTACGCCGGGCGCCTGCCCGACTGGGGTGCCACGCTCCCGTCGGCCGGCGCCGACTTCTGA
- the ftsZ gene encoding cell division protein FtsZ, with protein MIFELEETGAQNARMKVLGVGGGGGNAVNRMIEEQLRGVEFISVNTDSQALTSSRADVKLQIGRKLTRGLGAGARPEIGRQAIEENREDVVAVMQGADMVFVTCGMGGGTGTGAAPIIAQMARDMGALTVGIVTKPFLFEGKKRMRQAEMGIAEMRNSVDTMIVVPNERLLAVVGKGIPFQDSLKKADEVLLQATQGIADLITKTGIINVDFADVRTIMQNGGAALMGTGIGRGENRAMEAAQQAISSPLLDNVSIAGASGVLINITGGNDLTLGEATTINDIIHDAVGDEAEIIFGAATDPSMQGEVRVTVIATGFDRVDTTPVPQPLAKPAPGVINFPTGKRTPAPPPVQVTPPPVAPSRPEPRRPSGASDVPEMEIPTFIRRQMD; from the coding sequence ATGATCTTCGAGCTGGAAGAGACCGGGGCACAGAACGCGCGGATGAAGGTCCTCGGCGTCGGCGGGGGCGGCGGCAACGCCGTCAACCGCATGATCGAGGAACAGCTGCGGGGGGTGGAGTTCATCTCGGTGAACACCGACTCCCAGGCGCTGACCTCCTCCCGCGCGGACGTGAAGCTCCAGATCGGGCGCAAGCTCACCCGCGGCCTCGGCGCCGGCGCCCGCCCCGAGATCGGGCGACAGGCCATCGAGGAGAACCGCGAGGACGTGGTCGCCGTGATGCAGGGGGCGGACATGGTCTTCGTCACCTGCGGGATGGGGGGCGGCACCGGGACCGGGGCCGCGCCCATCATCGCGCAGATGGCCCGGGACATGGGCGCGCTCACCGTCGGCATCGTGACCAAGCCGTTCCTCTTTGAGGGCAAGAAGCGGATGCGGCAGGCGGAGATGGGCATCGCCGAGATGCGCAACTCGGTCGACACCATGATCGTGGTGCCGAACGAACGGCTGCTGGCGGTGGTCGGGAAGGGGATCCCCTTCCAGGACTCGCTCAAGAAGGCCGACGAGGTGCTGCTGCAGGCCACCCAGGGCATCGCCGACCTGATCACCAAGACCGGCATCATCAACGTCGACTTCGCCGACGTGCGCACCATCATGCAGAACGGTGGCGCGGCGCTCATGGGCACCGGCATCGGCCGCGGCGAGAACCGGGCCATGGAGGCGGCGCAGCAGGCCATCTCGAGCCCGCTGCTCGACAACGTCTCCATCGCCGGGGCCAGCGGCGTCCTGATCAACATCACCGGCGGCAACGACCTCACCCTCGGTGAGGCCACCACCATCAACGACATCATCCACGACGCCGTCGGCGACGAGGCCGAGATCATCTTCGGCGCGGCCACCGATCCCTCGATGCAGGGCGAGGTCCGGGTGACGGTCATCGCCACCGGCTTCGACCGGGTGGACACGACGCCGGTGCCGCAGCCGCTCGCCAAGCCCGCGCCGGGCGTCATCAACTTCCCCACCGGCAAGCGCACCCCGGCGCCGCCGCCGGTGCAGGTGACCCCGCCGCCGGTCGCCCCATCCCGCCCCGAGCCGCGCCGTCCCTCCGGGGCCAGCGACGTCCCGGAGATGGAGATCCCGACCTTCATCCGGCGCCAGATGGACTGA
- the ftsA gene encoding cell division protein FtsA translates to MSVAPTRLVAALDLGSTKVAAVIAEVQGEARSATTRILGVGVERCAGVRRGVVRGIEETTRAIQKAMKDAERMAGVEVGSVYVGIAGEHVAGQTSTGVVSVTGGEIRTGDVARVNDVASSVPLGKDHELLHAIPQDYLVDMQPGISEPIGMTGSRLDAQVYLVTVLSSVPQNLRKCVEGAGYHVAEFVLEPLAASLAVLTPDERDLGCALVELGGGSTNVAIFQAGKIRHTASLLISGGHVTNDIVHGLQVTQQDAERLKERAGAAWEPLVPESDVVELPGTPGQGARNAHRQVLAHIMRMRLQETLEFAMDEITRAGYHQRLPAGVVLTGGGAQVPGIRELAREVFAMPVRVGKPGQGLAGLTDSVEAPRFTVLAGLGIYGTRQLVQGAGFGAGKRGSQAVEKWVGPVRKWLQDIF, encoded by the coding sequence ATGAGCGTGGCGCCGACGCGCCTGGTTGCGGCACTCGACCTGGGGAGCACCAAGGTCGCGGCCGTCATCGCGGAGGTCCAGGGCGAGGCCCGCAGCGCCACCACCCGGATCCTCGGCGTGGGGGTGGAGCGGTGCGCCGGCGTGCGCCGGGGCGTGGTCCGCGGCATCGAGGAGACTACCCGGGCCATCCAGAAGGCCATGAAGGACGCCGAACGGATGGCCGGCGTCGAGGTGGGCTCGGTCTACGTGGGGATCGCGGGGGAGCATGTGGCGGGGCAGACCTCCACCGGCGTGGTCTCGGTGACCGGCGGCGAGATCCGCACCGGCGACGTGGCCCGGGTGAATGACGTGGCCTCGAGCGTGCCGCTCGGCAAGGACCACGAGCTGCTGCACGCCATCCCGCAGGACTACCTGGTCGACATGCAGCCCGGCATCAGCGAGCCGATCGGGATGACCGGCTCCCGGCTCGACGCGCAGGTCTACCTGGTCACGGTGCTCTCCAGCGTGCCGCAGAACCTGCGGAAGTGCGTCGAGGGGGCGGGGTACCACGTGGCGGAGTTCGTGCTGGAACCGCTGGCCGCGTCCCTGGCGGTCCTGACCCCGGACGAGCGCGACCTGGGCTGCGCCCTGGTGGAACTGGGCGGCGGGAGCACCAATGTCGCTATCTTTCAGGCGGGCAAGATCCGGCACACGGCCTCCCTGCTGATCTCGGGCGGCCACGTCACCAACGACATCGTCCACGGGCTGCAGGTCACCCAGCAGGATGCGGAACGGCTGAAGGAGCGGGCCGGGGCGGCCTGGGAGCCGCTGGTGCCCGAGTCCGACGTCGTCGAGCTGCCGGGGACGCCGGGGCAGGGCGCGCGCAACGCGCACCGCCAGGTCCTTGCCCACATCATGCGGATGCGGCTGCAGGAGACCCTCGAGTTCGCCATGGACGAGATCACCCGGGCCGGCTACCACCAGCGGCTCCCGGCGGGCGTAGTGCTCACCGGCGGCGGGGCTCAGGTGCCGGGGATCCGGGAGCTGGCCCGCGAGGTGTTCGCCATGCCGGTCCGGGTGGGCAAGCCGGGCCAGGGGCTGGCGGGGCTGACCGACAGTGTCGAGGCGCCGCGCTTCACGGTGCTGGCCGGCCTCGGGATCTACGGGACCAGGCAGCTGGTGCAGGGCGCCGGGTTCGGCGCGGGCAAGCGGGGCAGCCAGGCGGTGGAAAAGTGGGTCGGACCGGTGCGCAAGTGGCTCCAGGACATTTTCTGA
- a CDS encoding FtsQ-type POTRA domain-containing protein: MAASRLSKPGYKVLGAAAVVGLLWWGVPRLVGGLEFFRVRRVEVRGLANLRADQVIPKLPLHPGASIFEDLHPLRVAAESLPGVEWAGVSRRLPGTIVVTLREARAVALVMRRGRLQLLSERGRPLDFDPTVAAPDLPIVEAADSVVAGFLARMRLTDPTFFSRIITGRRQGPDVVVTVDGQRYWFRPDAGAEVMRAVAAVVQDLEKQGRRWAELDARFAGQVIIRWEAA; encoded by the coding sequence GTGGCTGCAAGCCGCCTGAGCAAGCCGGGGTACAAGGTCCTCGGCGCGGCGGCCGTGGTGGGGCTCCTCTGGTGGGGCGTCCCGCGACTGGTCGGGGGGCTCGAGTTCTTCCGGGTGCGCCGGGTCGAGGTGCGCGGACTCGCCAACCTGCGGGCGGACCAGGTGATCCCGAAGCTGCCGCTCCACCCCGGCGCGAGCATCTTCGAGGACCTGCATCCCCTGCGGGTGGCGGCGGAGTCGCTGCCGGGCGTCGAGTGGGCCGGGGTGAGCCGGCGGCTGCCCGGCACGATCGTGGTCACGCTGCGGGAGGCCCGGGCGGTGGCGCTGGTGATGCGGCGCGGGCGGCTGCAGCTGCTCAGCGAGCGGGGCCGGCCGCTCGACTTCGACCCGACGGTGGCGGCGCCCGACCTGCCCATCGTGGAGGCGGCGGATTCGGTGGTGGCGGGCTTCCTGGCCCGGATGCGGCTGACCGACCCGACCTTCTTTTCCCGGATCATCACCGGGCGGCGGCAGGGTCCCGACGTGGTGGTGACGGTGGATGGGCAGCGCTACTGGTTCCGGCCCGATGCCGGGGCCGAGGTCATGCGGGCGGTGGCCGCGGTGGTGCAGGATCTCGAGAAGCAGGGACGCCGCTGGGCGGAGCTCGATGCGCGCTTCGCCGGGCAGGTGATCATCCGCTGGGAGGCGGCATGA
- a CDS encoding UDP-N-acetylglucosamine--N-acetylmuramyl-(pentapeptide) pyrophosphoryl-undecaprenol N-acetylglucosamine transferase: MPALAIAARLRAQRPDLEPVLVGAERGIEATLLPTRDFRYHLLPVEPIYRRQWWKNVRWPAVAWGLLRRLGRLFAEEQPVAVIGTGGYASGPAVWWATRRGIPTALQEQNAFPGVVTRLLSRRVRHVYLGLPEARSRLRFGPATEVFDTGNPIVAPEPGRQAAARERFGIRGDRPVLLVTGGSQGALAINEAVAGWLEQGGGEGWQVLWATGRGSHERFARYHQPPAVQVVGFLDPMADAYAVADLVVSRAGMMTGAELCAWGLPSLLVPLPTAAEDHQRHNAEALAGAGAALLLLQRDLSPAALGRGAGRPAGRPPPPRGHGGRRPEPRSAPRRRGHRGPSAGPGLSPSGFPNSRRGFRLAHQPWICSTPPIPDLSTSWALVVPA, translated from the coding sequence ATGCCCGCGCTCGCCATCGCGGCGCGGCTCCGTGCGCAGCGGCCCGACCTCGAGCCGGTGCTGGTCGGGGCCGAGCGCGGGATCGAGGCCACGCTGCTCCCCACCCGCGATTTCCGCTACCACCTCCTACCCGTCGAGCCCATCTACCGTCGCCAGTGGTGGAAGAACGTGCGCTGGCCGGCGGTCGCGTGGGGGCTGCTGCGCCGCCTGGGGCGGCTGTTCGCGGAGGAGCAGCCGGTGGCCGTGATCGGTACCGGTGGCTACGCGTCGGGGCCCGCGGTCTGGTGGGCCACGCGGCGGGGCATCCCGACCGCGCTGCAGGAACAGAACGCCTTTCCGGGCGTGGTCACCCGGCTCCTGTCGCGCCGGGTGCGCCACGTCTACCTGGGCCTCCCCGAGGCCAGATCCCGCCTGCGGTTCGGGCCCGCGACCGAGGTCTTCGACACCGGAAACCCGATCGTGGCGCCGGAGCCGGGCCGGCAGGCGGCCGCGCGGGAACGATTCGGCATCCGGGGCGACCGTCCGGTCCTGCTCGTCACCGGGGGCAGCCAGGGGGCGCTCGCCATCAACGAGGCCGTGGCGGGCTGGCTGGAGCAGGGCGGCGGCGAGGGGTGGCAGGTGCTGTGGGCCACGGGTCGGGGGAGCCACGAGCGCTTTGCCCGGTACCACCAGCCGCCCGCGGTGCAGGTGGTCGGATTCCTCGACCCCATGGCCGACGCCTATGCCGTGGCCGACCTGGTGGTGAGCCGCGCCGGCATGATGACGGGGGCGGAGCTCTGCGCCTGGGGCCTCCCGTCGCTGCTGGTGCCGCTGCCGACCGCGGCGGAGGATCACCAGCGCCACAACGCGGAGGCGCTGGCCGGGGCGGGCGCCGCCCTCCTGCTCCTGCAGCGGGACCTGAGCCCCGCCGCGCTCGGGCGAGGCGCTGGCCGCCCTGCGGGACGACCGCCCCCGCCGCGAGGCCATGGCGGCCGCCGCCCGGAGCCGCGGTCGGCCCCACGCCGCCGAGGCCATCGTGGCCCATCTGCTGGCCCTGGTCTGAGCCCGTCAGGGTTTCCCAACTCTAGGCGGGGTTTTAGATTAGCGCACCAACCATGGATCTGTTCGACCCCGCCGATTCCCGACCTGTCCACTTCATGGGCATTGGTGGTGCCGGCATGA
- a CDS encoding cell division protein FtsW, with product MSSPVVRHPGELRWETRLLAVVTATLVALGIATVYGASSLVRSANGIAGGSYALTQFTGALVGGILMLVLGRIDYRLLRPLAWPLLLGSLLALVIVVLPFTPSFIAPRYNGARRWLRLGPLQFQVSELVRLVVIIWCAMLATKKGDQVRQFKKGMLPFLFILGVASALIMLQPNMSMAVLISLLGGIVLFSAGAKIGHFLLLGLGAVIAGLQLIQRAGYRAERWDKFINGAEGTSQIYQSLVGIGSGRLFGVGFGMGQQKMGYVPYAYSDFIFSAIAEEWGFVGVCLLVLLFGIFVWLGLRIARTAADPFGQFLAVGLTAMVGVTALMHMAVNLSLMPTTGLTLPFVSYGRTSLVVSLAGVGILLSIGRLRGKPAGRGPTTTAQRSPR from the coding sequence ATGAGCAGTCCGGTGGTGCGCCATCCGGGCGAGCTGCGCTGGGAGACCCGCCTCCTCGCGGTGGTCACCGCGACCCTGGTGGCGCTGGGGATCGCCACGGTGTACGGCGCCTCCAGCCTGGTGCGCTCCGCCAACGGCATCGCCGGGGGGAGCTACGCGCTCACCCAGTTCACCGGCGCGCTGGTGGGGGGCATCCTCATGCTGGTCCTCGGCCGGATCGACTACCGCCTGCTGCGCCCCCTGGCCTGGCCGCTGCTGCTGGGCTCGCTCCTGGCGCTGGTGATCGTGGTCCTGCCCTTCACGCCGTCCTTCATCGCCCCGCGGTACAACGGGGCCAGGCGCTGGCTCCGGCTCGGGCCGCTCCAGTTCCAGGTCTCGGAACTGGTGCGCCTGGTGGTCATCATCTGGTGCGCCATGCTGGCCACCAAGAAGGGTGACCAGGTCCGCCAGTTCAAGAAGGGCATGCTGCCGTTCCTCTTCATCCTGGGCGTGGCCTCCGCGCTCATCATGCTGCAGCCCAACATGTCGATGGCGGTCCTGATCTCGCTGCTGGGCGGGATCGTACTCTTCTCGGCGGGGGCCAAGATCGGGCACTTCCTGCTGCTCGGGCTCGGCGCGGTGATCGCCGGGCTGCAGCTCATCCAGCGGGCGGGCTACCGGGCGGAGCGGTGGGACAAGTTCATCAACGGCGCCGAGGGGACCAGCCAGATCTACCAGTCGCTGGTGGGCATCGGCTCGGGGCGGCTGTTCGGGGTGGGATTCGGGATGGGGCAGCAGAAGATGGGCTACGTGCCGTACGCCTACTCCGACTTCATCTTCTCCGCCATCGCGGAGGAGTGGGGGTTCGTGGGCGTCTGCCTGCTGGTCCTCCTGTTCGGGATCTTCGTGTGGCTGGGCCTGCGGATCGCCCGGACCGCCGCGGACCCCTTCGGCCAGTTCCTGGCGGTGGGACTCACGGCGATGGTGGGCGTGACCGCCCTCATGCACATGGCGGTCAACCTGAGCCTGATGCCCACCACCGGGCTCACGCTGCCCTTTGTGAGCTACGGCCGCACCAGTCTCGTGGTGTCGCTCGCGGGCGTGGGGATCCTGCTCAGTATTGGCCGGCTGCGCGGGAAGCCCGCGGGGCGCGGACCCACCACCACCGCCCAGCGCAGTCCCCGCTGA